The Aurantiacibacter arachoides genome window below encodes:
- the mnmE gene encoding tRNA uridine-5-carboxymethylaminomethyl(34) synthesis GTPase MnmE encodes MDTIFALSSGAPPAGIGIIRITGPQVRTALETLAGRVPHPRQATRAVFRDGLEDPIDDGLILFFPGPKSVTGEDLAEFHCHGGRAVVSAIEIALGKIAGCRRAQPGEFTRRSFANGRIDLAEAEGLADLLSAETEIQRRSAMQMASGSLSRKVDGWRERVLGLSAQVEAVLDFDDEDDIAGLPAAFVTDLNGLYADITAALDTPSAEMLREGYRVALAGPPNAGKSTLFNALLDSDAAITSDVAGTTRDVLTQSFALGGAPFILIDMAGLRLAGSDPIEVIGIERAEREIKRADLVLWLGEEGAGPEGSWEVDAQCDRSDVVRKRDADFILSALTGAGLAELKRALIKRARHSMPAPGMTALNARQRNLLNSASSSLDAAQHEGDPLLIAENLRQSRAAFDALVGRTSTEDVLDSLFRRFCIGK; translated from the coding sequence ATGGATACGATCTTCGCCCTGTCGAGCGGCGCGCCGCCCGCGGGTATCGGAATTATTCGCATTACCGGGCCTCAGGTCCGCACGGCGCTTGAAACGCTCGCCGGCCGGGTGCCGCATCCCCGGCAGGCTACTCGCGCGGTCTTCCGTGATGGTCTTGAAGATCCGATCGACGATGGGCTGATCCTCTTCTTTCCGGGGCCGAAGTCGGTCACCGGGGAGGATCTTGCAGAATTTCACTGCCATGGCGGACGCGCGGTCGTGTCAGCGATTGAGATTGCGCTTGGAAAAATCGCTGGATGCCGGAGGGCACAGCCTGGCGAATTCACCCGTCGGAGCTTTGCCAATGGACGGATCGATCTGGCAGAGGCTGAAGGGCTGGCAGATCTTCTGTCTGCCGAAACCGAGATTCAGCGACGCAGTGCCATGCAGATGGCAAGCGGCTCGTTGTCTCGTAAAGTAGACGGATGGCGAGAGCGTGTCCTGGGTCTTTCGGCGCAAGTCGAAGCGGTGCTCGACTTCGATGATGAGGACGATATCGCCGGTTTACCTGCAGCCTTCGTGACTGACTTGAATGGCTTGTATGCTGATATAACCGCCGCGCTGGACACCCCGAGCGCCGAGATGTTGCGTGAGGGTTACCGGGTCGCTTTGGCGGGCCCGCCAAATGCGGGAAAGTCCACGTTGTTCAACGCGTTACTGGATAGTGATGCCGCCATAACCTCCGATGTTGCTGGCACCACGCGTGATGTTCTCACGCAGTCTTTTGCGCTGGGTGGCGCGCCTTTTATCTTGATCGACATGGCTGGCCTGCGACTGGCAGGCAGCGATCCAATTGAGGTCATTGGCATCGAGCGTGCCGAGCGAGAAATAAAGCGGGCTGATTTGGTTCTCTGGCTTGGTGAGGAAGGGGCCGGTCCGGAAGGCAGTTGGGAGGTCGACGCCCAATGCGATCGTAGCGACGTCGTTCGCAAGCGCGATGCAGACTTCATACTTTCAGCGCTGACCGGAGCGGGACTAGCCGAATTGAAGAGGGCGCTGATCAAGCGTGCTCGCCACTCCATGCCAGCGCCAGGTATGACCGCTCTCAATGCCCGACAACGCAACCTTTTGAACTCGGCCAGCTCATCTCTCGACGCCGCACAGCACGAGGGTGATCCTCTCCTCATAGCCGAGAACCTGCGACAATCCAGAGCAGCATTCGATGCTCTCGTCGGCCGCACCTCAACGGAAGATGTGCTCGACAGCCTTTTCAGAAGATTTTGCATCGGGAAATGA
- a CDS encoding DUF6489 family protein produces the protein MKLNIEIDCTPEEARQFMGLPDVEQANAIYVDTIANAMKGVSNAEQLEQYAKQLAPMGQMGLKMFQSFVEGASKGNAASSRRSRGETDD, from the coding sequence ATGAAACTCAATATAGAGATCGACTGCACCCCGGAAGAAGCGCGCCAGTTCATGGGGCTGCCCGATGTCGAGCAGGCAAACGCGATTTACGTCGACACCATCGCCAACGCGATGAAAGGGGTGAGCAACGCCGAACAGCTGGAGCAATATGCCAAGCAGCTGGCGCCGATGGGTCAAATGGGGCTCAAGATGTTCCAGAGTTTCGTGGAAGGTGCGAGCAAAGGCAATGCGGCATCCTCACGCCGATCGCGCGGCGAGACGGACGACTGA